One Streptomyces sp. CG4 genomic window, CGGGCTCCATCGCCGACAGGCCACGGACCGCCGGCTCCTCGACCGGCCGACCGTGCACCGGCAGCTCCGGCTCGTCCACCGGCAGGCCACGCACCGTCGCCTCGGGCGCCGTCGTCGGCACGTCGTGCACGGTCGGCCGCGGCTCCGTCGGTGATGAGCCGGGGGCGAGATGGTCGCGTTCCGTTGCCGGCTCGTGCCGCTTCTCTGCGCTTCTCGTCCTCGGCGAGGCACCATAGGGGCCGGTCTCGGCTCCCGGGCCCATGTCTCCGATTTCGTCCGCGAGTTGGTGGACGAGGATGCCGTGACGGAATGCGGTCTCGCCGATGTCGGCGGTCGTGGAGCCGTACACCGAGAGGCGGTTGCCGCCTTCCTGTACGACCTCGACGGAGCGGCGTGCGGTGCGGGCCTCTTTGGTGAGCACGGCCGCGAGGCGCGCCGCGTGCGGGCTGCGGACGGCCACCCGCGGGCGCAGCCGGGTGCGGGCGAAGTCCCTGCCCGACTGGTCGGCCACGAGTCTGCCACGGTCGAGGGTGACGACCCGGTCGGCGGTGCGCGCGGCCTCCTTGGGGTCGGCGGTGGCGCAGAGCACCGTGCCGCCCTGGTCGGCGTGGGCCCGGAGCATGCCGTGGAGCCACTGTGCCTCGCGGGGGGAGAGGCCGTCGGCGGGTTCGTCCAGGACGAGTGTGTGCGGGTCGGACAGCAGGGCGCAGGCGAGGCCGAGTCTGCGGTCCATTCCGCGCGAGAGCGCGCCGAGGCGCTCCTCGCGGAGGCTGACGAGGCCGACCACTTCGAGGACCTCGTCGGCCCGGCGCGCGGGAACTCCCGAGGCCGCGCACAACATGCGCAGGTGGCCGCGGACCGAGCGGGCCGGATGCCCGGGTACGTCGCCGAGGAGTACGCCGACCTCGCGCGACGGATGGGCGATCCGGTGCAGAGGCCGCCCTCTGAAGTAGGTGATGCCGCGCCCCTGTTGAAGTTCGAGCATCAGTCTGAGCGCCGTCGTCTTGCCCGCGCCGGCGCCTCCGAGGAGCACGGTGACATGTCCCGCGTGCGCTTCGAACGAGACGTCGTCGACGGCGGGCCGGTTCGCCTTGCGGGGATTGCTGGTCAGTCCGAAGGCCTGGATCACCTGCAGCAAGATAGCGTGCAATGTCCAGTTTTTCTGGTATATCCCGATCTATTGCCGTGTGTGATGCGGGCAGCGTGATACGCGTCGACGGTTCGAAGGTCCCCGGTCGGGCGGGTGCGATCGGCCCAACCTGACCGTCCCGGGCGCCCGGCCGTCCGCGTTTCTCAGACCTCGGGGCGCAGCATCGGGGGGTTGAGCAGAGTGGCACCGCCGGCCCGGAAAAGCTGCGCCGGCCGGCCGCCCTGGCGCGTGGTCGTCCCTCCGGTGGGCACGAGGAATCCGGGGGTCCCGGTGACCTTGCGGTGGAAGTTCCGCGGGTCGAGGGCCACTCCCCACACCGCCTCGTACACCCGGCGCAGCTCGCCGACGGTGAACTCGCTCGGGCAGAACGCGGTGGCGAGCGACGAGTACTCGATCTTCGATCGGGCCCGCTCCACGCCGTCGGCGAGGATCTGGGCGTGGTCGAAGGCGAGCGGCGCCACGGGCTCGCCGTCGCGGCCGTAACCGCCCTGCTGGAGCAGTTCCTCGACCGGCGCCCAGCGCGCGTTGCTGGCATCGCCTCCCGCGCGCGGGGCGGGCAGGTCGGGCGCGAGCGCGAGGTGTGCGACGCTCACGACGCGCATGCGCGGGTCCCGCTTGGGGTCTCCGTAGGTGGCGAGCTGTTCGAGATGGGCGCCGTTGTCCTGGGCGGGGGCCGAGGGGTCGTGTGTGCACAGCCCGGTCTCCTCGGCCAGCTCGCGCGCCGCCGCCTGAGTGAGGTCCTCGTCGTCCCGTACGAAACCGCCGGGCAGCGCCCAGCGCCCTTGGAACGGGGGCTCGCCCCTGCGGATCGCCAGCGCGCACAGGGCATGGCGGCGCACGGTCAGCACGACCAGGTCCACGGTGACGGCGAAGGGCGGAAAGGCTGACGGGTCGTAGGGCATGCGGCGATCATAGTCGTCTGCCTGACGATAAACACTCCCCTCGTCGGGCGCATCGGTAGTGGTTCCGCTTCGTTCGGCTACGGGGCGCAGGATCGGCTCCCGTTCT contains:
- a CDS encoding NUDIX hydrolase, whose protein sequence is MPYDPSAFPPFAVTVDLVVLTVRRHALCALAIRRGEPPFQGRWALPGGFVRDDEDLTQAAARELAEETGLCTHDPSAPAQDNGAHLEQLATYGDPKRDPRMRVVSVAHLALAPDLPAPRAGGDASNARWAPVEELLQQGGYGRDGEPVAPLAFDHAQILADGVERARSKIEYSSLATAFCPSEFTVGELRRVYEAVWGVALDPRNFHRKVTGTPGFLVPTGGTTTRQGGRPAQLFRAGGATLLNPPMLRPEV